One Candidatus Brocadiaceae bacterium genomic window carries:
- a CDS encoding nucleotidyltransferase family protein, translating into MNAILLAAGYGTRLYPLTEHTPKPLLPVGGRPILDRLIDRLDRVPEITRLVLVSNERFRTQFLDWAAAPDRARPVEVISDGSTANENRLGAVADIRFAVEHCGLDGEPAYVMATDNLPRFDVSDLLGPWRAHGVSAVFACLVPDPRELTRMGVAELDAHGRIVSFEEKPARPRGRFRVPPFYLYTAEAIDALPEFLSEGGNADAPGHYLAWWVRRGPVEALRRDEGTYDVGTLESYRAVCAAFGSPGDAPPGGRPTPG; encoded by the coding sequence ATGAACGCCATCCTGCTGGCCGCCGGCTACGGCACGCGCCTGTACCCGCTGACCGAGCACACGCCCAAGCCGCTCCTGCCGGTCGGCGGGCGTCCGATCCTCGACCGCCTGATCGACCGGCTCGACCGCGTGCCGGAGATCACCCGCCTGGTCCTCGTCAGCAACGAACGCTTCCGCACGCAGTTCCTCGACTGGGCCGCCGCCCCGGACCGCGCGCGCCCGGTCGAGGTCATCAGCGACGGCTCGACCGCGAACGAGAACCGCCTGGGTGCCGTCGCCGACATCCGGTTCGCCGTCGAACACTGCGGCCTCGACGGCGAGCCCGCCTACGTGATGGCCACCGACAACCTGCCGCGCTTCGACGTCAGCGACCTGCTCGGGCCGTGGCGCGCGCACGGCGTCAGCGCCGTCTTCGCCTGCCTTGTGCCCGACCCGCGCGAGCTGACCCGCATGGGCGTCGCCGAACTGGACGCCCACGGGCGGATCGTCAGCTTCGAGGAGAAGCCCGCCCGACCCCGGGGCCGGTTCCGCGTCCCGCCGTTCTACCTCTACACCGCCGAGGCCATCGACGCTCTGCCCGAGTTCCTCTCCGAAGGCGGCAATGCCGACGCGCCCGGCCACTACCTGGCCTGGTGGGTGCGCCGCGGCCCGGTCGAGGCCCTCCGCCGCGACGAGGGCACCTACGACGTCGGCACGCTGGAGAGCTACCGGGCCGTCTGCGCGGCCTTCGGCAGTCCCGGAGACGCGCCGCCCGGCGGCCGGCCCACCCCCGGGTAA
- a CDS encoding beta-galactosidase, with translation MKIGVTYYPEHWSEDRWLEDARLMRKAGVEFVRLGEYAWWRLEPRRAQFDSAWLDKAIETVSGQGLKVIFCTPTAAPPPWLFVRHPSIPPRDADDTPWCRGSRRHVCLNNRPYRRYVRRIMRDVARAFAANPSIYAWQVHSGLGAPPATRCYCDDCEQAFREWLKRRYGIIDRVNRLWGTGTWSQHFNDWHEIPAPRRTPGGPHPSLALDYDRFVSATCRDFVAEQRELIEQYTGDQKPIITTDPPLLEADRVDGFEMAGQLNVVGLSNEPGPVGDPARVALALDLARSVKGRPFWVLGQQTGAVTRDGQLSVPRPGQLRLWSFQTAAHGAEMVVYGPWHTLAVGQQMLNDGLWTPEGPPGRRYDEVAATAAELAATADCWMGRPPMARAAMVLDLAAYWALQAGPALGGLDYMAQFEQLYRLLRRRGIAVDLLAPGQKPDEGHSLLVVPMPVILREQDAAVWRAFAEAGGTVFVTSPAGQRTVHNTVEPTLPNPCDEAVGCRVSDWDLLPPGRSNSVVFPEAVLSAGPLCCILDPDGAEPLASYGGEHYAGRPAFTRVRHGEGALYMLGAAGGIDLLERALGEALGEARLEAHPWASETVEVVPLRVRGGEPPLTFVLNHGDEPAALPLPEGQRRRDLITGHEHTSDLSLQPYGVALLQG, from the coding sequence ATGAAGATCGGGGTTACATACTACCCGGAACACTGGTCCGAGGATCGATGGCTCGAAGATGCTCGGTTGATGCGCAAAGCGGGCGTGGAGTTCGTCCGGCTGGGCGAGTACGCCTGGTGGAGGCTTGAACCGCGCCGGGCGCAGTTCGACTCTGCGTGGCTGGACAAGGCCATCGAGACAGTGTCCGGACAGGGCCTGAAGGTGATCTTCTGTACGCCGACGGCGGCGCCGCCCCCCTGGCTGTTCGTGCGCCACCCCAGCATACCGCCCCGCGACGCCGACGACACGCCCTGGTGCCGCGGCAGCCGCCGCCACGTGTGCCTGAACAACCGCCCGTACCGCCGCTACGTGCGCCGCATCATGCGCGACGTCGCCCGCGCCTTCGCCGCCAACCCCTCCATCTACGCATGGCAGGTCCACAGCGGCCTCGGCGCGCCCCCGGCCACCCGCTGCTACTGCGACGACTGCGAGCAAGCATTCCGCGAGTGGCTCAAACGCCGCTACGGCATCATCGACCGGGTCAACAGGCTCTGGGGCACCGGCACCTGGAGCCAGCACTTCAACGACTGGCACGAGATCCCCGCCCCCCGGCGCACGCCCGGAGGCCCCCATCCGTCCCTGGCGCTCGATTACGACCGTTTCGTCTCGGCGACCTGCCGCGACTTCGTGGCCGAGCAGCGCGAGCTGATCGAACAGTACACCGGCGACCAGAAGCCGATCATCACGACCGACCCGCCCCTGCTCGAGGCCGACCGCGTGGACGGGTTCGAGATGGCCGGGCAGTTGAACGTCGTGGGCCTCAGCAACGAGCCCGGCCCGGTCGGCGACCCCGCGCGCGTCGCCCTGGCGCTGGACCTCGCGCGCAGCGTGAAGGGCCGGCCCTTCTGGGTGCTGGGGCAGCAGACCGGGGCGGTCACCCGGGACGGGCAGTTGTCGGTGCCGCGCCCCGGGCAGCTCCGGCTCTGGTCCTTCCAGACCGCCGCGCACGGCGCCGAGATGGTCGTCTACGGCCCCTGGCACACGCTGGCCGTCGGACAGCAGATGCTCAACGACGGCCTGTGGACGCCCGAGGGGCCCCCCGGGCGGCGCTACGACGAAGTGGCCGCGACCGCTGCCGAGCTGGCCGCCACGGCGGACTGCTGGATGGGGCGGCCCCCCATGGCGCGGGCCGCCATGGTGCTGGACCTGGCGGCGTACTGGGCGCTCCAGGCCGGGCCGGCGCTGGGCGGCCTCGACTACATGGCGCAGTTCGAGCAACTGTACCGCCTGCTGCGCCGGCGCGGCATCGCCGTCGACCTGCTGGCGCCCGGCCAGAAGCCCGACGAGGGCCATTCGCTGCTCGTCGTGCCGATGCCCGTGATCCTGCGCGAGCAGGACGCCGCCGTCTGGCGCGCGTTCGCAGAGGCCGGCGGCACGGTGTTCGTCACCTCACCGGCCGGCCAGAGGACGGTCCACAACACCGTGGAGCCGACCTTGCCCAATCCGTGCGACGAGGCGGTCGGCTGCCGCGTTTCGGACTGGGACCTGCTGCCGCCCGGCCGGTCCAACTCGGTGGTCTTCCCGGAGGCCGTCCTGTCCGCCGGCCCCCTCTGCTGCATCCTGGATCCGGACGGCGCCGAACCCCTGGCGTCTTACGGCGGCGAGCACTACGCGGGCCGGCCGGCGTTCACGCGCGTGCGGCATGGCGAGGGCGCCCTGTACATGCTCGGCGCCGCCGGCGGGATCGACCTGCTGGAGCGCGCGCTGGGCGAGGCGCTCGGCGAGGCCCGCCTGGAGGCCCATCCCTGGGCGTCCGAGACGGTCGAGGTCGTGCCCTTGCGGGTCCGTGGGGGGGAGCCGCCCCTGACCTTTGTTCTGAACCACGGCGACGAACCCGCCGCGCTGCCGCTGCCCGAGGGGCAGAGGCGCCGCGACCTGATCACCGGCCACGAGCACACGTCCGATCTGTCCCTGCAGCCGTATGGCGTCGCACTGCTCCAGGGCTGA
- a CDS encoding glutamine--tRNA ligase/YqeY domain fusion protein: MGTDRGQAEPRRLDFVRQIVADGVEQGRFGGRVHTRFPPEPNGYAHIGHAKACWLNYSLAREHGGLFNLRFDDTNPLTEESQYVDAIIEDLRWLGADWGDRLFFASDYFEQMYEYAVQLVRQGDAYVCDLTADEVREYRGTPTSPGRDSPYRGRSVEENLDLLARMKAGEFPDGARTLRARIDMTHPNLNLRDPVMYRILHATHYRRGDAWCIYPSYDWAHGLEDSIEGVTYSICSSEFENHRPLYDWFLERLGVHHPQQIEFARFNVSGAITSKRRLLPLIRQGLVSGWDDPRLLTIQGLRRRGYTPEALHDFLERTGISKTPSTADMALLEHCLREHLNKVAPRVMAVLDPLKVVLVNYPEGRTEELEAVNNPEDPAAGTRPVPFSRVLYVEREDFMEAPPRKFYRLAPGREVRLRYAYFITCVDVVKDPDTGEVVELHCTYDPATRGGDAPDGRKVKATLHWVSAADALDAEVRLYDRLILDAETYEEDEEPDPAARLNPDSLQVIQNAKVEPSLAGAAAGARYQFERSGYFCVDPDSTGKRLVFNRTVTLRDKWARVQQQST, from the coding sequence ATGGGGACGGACCGCGGGCAGGCCGAGCCTCGTCGCCTGGACTTCGTGCGCCAGATCGTGGCGGACGGGGTGGAGCAGGGCCGCTTCGGCGGCCGGGTGCATACCCGGTTTCCCCCCGAGCCGAACGGCTACGCCCACATCGGCCACGCGAAAGCGTGCTGGCTGAACTACAGCCTGGCGCGCGAGCACGGCGGCCTGTTCAACCTGCGCTTCGACGACACGAACCCACTGACCGAAGAGTCCCAGTACGTCGACGCCATCATCGAAGACCTGCGCTGGCTGGGCGCCGACTGGGGGGACCGGCTGTTCTTCGCGTCCGACTACTTCGAGCAGATGTACGAATACGCCGTGCAGCTCGTCCGGCAGGGCGATGCCTACGTATGCGACCTCACCGCCGACGAGGTGCGCGAATACCGCGGCACGCCCACGTCGCCCGGACGCGACAGCCCCTATCGCGGGCGTTCGGTGGAGGAGAACCTGGACCTGCTGGCGCGCATGAAGGCAGGGGAGTTCCCCGACGGCGCCCGCACCTTGCGCGCCAGGATCGACATGACGCATCCGAACCTGAACCTGCGCGACCCCGTCATGTACCGCATCCTGCACGCGACGCACTACCGCCGCGGGGACGCTTGGTGCATCTACCCGAGCTACGACTGGGCGCACGGGCTGGAGGACTCGATCGAGGGGGTCACCTACTCGATCTGCTCGAGCGAGTTCGAGAACCACCGTCCGCTCTACGACTGGTTCCTGGAGCGCCTGGGCGTGCACCATCCGCAGCAGATCGAATTCGCCCGCTTCAACGTCTCCGGCGCGATCACCAGCAAGCGCCGTCTCCTGCCGCTGATCCGGCAGGGGCTCGTGAGCGGGTGGGACGACCCCCGGCTGCTGACGATCCAGGGCCTGCGCCGGCGCGGCTACACGCCGGAAGCCCTGCACGACTTCCTGGAGCGGACGGGCATCTCCAAGACCCCGAGCACGGCCGACATGGCGCTCCTGGAGCACTGCCTGCGGGAGCACCTGAACAAGGTGGCCCCCCGCGTGATGGCAGTCCTGGACCCGCTGAAGGTCGTCCTCGTCAACTATCCGGAGGGGCGGACCGAGGAACTCGAGGCGGTGAACAACCCGGAAGACCCCGCCGCCGGCACGCGGCCGGTGCCGTTCTCGCGCGTCCTGTACGTCGAGCGCGAGGATTTCATGGAGGCCCCCCCGCGGAAGTTCTACCGTCTGGCCCCCGGCCGCGAGGTGCGCCTGCGCTACGCCTACTTCATCACCTGCGTCGACGTGGTCAAGGACCCGGATACGGGCGAGGTGGTCGAACTGCACTGCACGTATGACCCGGCCACTCGCGGCGGCGACGCCCCCGACGGGCGCAAGGTGAAGGCGACCTTGCATTGGGTCTCGGCCGCCGACGCGCTGGACGCCGAGGTGCGCCTGTACGACCGCCTGATCCTGGACGCGGAAACCTACGAAGAGGACGAGGAGCCGGACCCGGCCGCCCGGCTCAACCCGGACTCCCTGCAGGTCATCCAGAACGCGAAAGTCGAGCCCTCGCTGGCCGGCGCAGCGGCGGGCGCGCGCTACCAGTTCGAGCGCAGCGGCTACTTCTGCGTCGACCCCGATTCGACCGGGAAACGCCTCGTCTTCAACCGGACCGTCACGCTCCGCGACAAGTGGGCGCGCGTGCAGCAGCAGTCGACCTGA
- a CDS encoding DUF3488 domain-containing transglutaminase family protein yields the protein MSYSASDSACKQPAGLRQTRLLLLTTYATIVSGAALLGVAEHALGYAAVAVVLCAGHGLLVGPAGKALLPPAAGQLLAIAALAFGLMQAAYTSVDVSYGLAHFLVLVQLIKLYGTHTVRDLRLIHVAAIFVILVASIWAQELLYVPAFLLAAGSLMWGLAVLALFPPVSQETEANRRARTWATGRHMASALLLPAVVVLLGTAVFFVLLPRLFPSRSHHRRFARQMVGFSENVSLREVGPVGQSDRVVMRVQFRALEDGRETAATPRRMLMRGQSLAGYHAGRWSSVAPPESAPAQLSAGRGTTGELISKDVYLLRSKPVARRSVLQSVAMEGRPSNVLFALYRLTWADMGGSGIERLAMPEHTVTLREPLRPGDSYNAISLVPQFAAADLRRVGTPPPDANSWIYWQLPPSIRPTLQAVADDVLRTYPAQTDYDRVLAVQRYLKDAGRFRYTLDLPPFGSLDPIEAFLTETRAGSCEQFATAMALILRVWGIPTRLATGFKGGDYEPASQAHVFRDKHAHAWVEVCFRDRGWVEFDPTPDTPDLYEEASETGAVGGLLSGLQSLATGIFRRIRRHWESSILGFSRAKQRRVFEELSAVTSSLAERAGGIVGPLMPGLPGSGLVQVASLVVLLTVGGMGFYLAARWTLARLGHGTPGGSAVPPVWFYRDMVVILNRKGIRRPPHLTPREFVPMAAAQLAGPPAGGGPSPRAALDLVTDLFYQVRFGGREPAPEQSGPLRAALDSLRKAARVAPGVPAAPGPGPDSPP from the coding sequence ATGAGCTATTCCGCCTCTGACAGCGCGTGCAAGCAGCCGGCCGGACTCCGCCAGACCCGGCTGCTGCTCCTGACCACCTACGCGACCATCGTGAGCGGGGCGGCCCTGCTCGGGGTCGCCGAGCACGCGCTGGGCTACGCGGCCGTCGCGGTCGTGCTCTGCGCCGGCCATGGTCTGCTCGTGGGGCCTGCGGGCAAGGCCCTGCTCCCGCCGGCGGCGGGCCAGTTGCTGGCCATCGCAGCCCTGGCGTTCGGGCTCATGCAGGCCGCCTACACGAGCGTCGACGTGAGCTACGGACTCGCGCACTTCCTTGTCCTCGTCCAGTTGATCAAGCTCTACGGCACCCATACGGTCCGCGACCTGCGCCTGATTCACGTCGCCGCCATCTTTGTCATCCTGGTCGCCAGCATCTGGGCCCAGGAACTCCTGTACGTCCCCGCCTTTCTCCTGGCCGCCGGCTCGCTGATGTGGGGGCTGGCCGTCCTGGCCCTGTTCCCGCCCGTCTCGCAGGAGACCGAGGCGAACCGCAGGGCGCGGACCTGGGCGACCGGGCGGCACATGGCGAGCGCCCTGCTCCTGCCCGCCGTCGTCGTGCTCCTCGGCACGGCGGTCTTCTTCGTGCTGCTGCCCAGGTTGTTCCCGTCGCGCAGCCACCACAGGCGGTTCGCCCGGCAGATGGTCGGGTTCTCCGAGAACGTCTCGCTGCGAGAGGTCGGCCCGGTTGGCCAGAGCGACCGGGTGGTGATGCGCGTTCAGTTCCGGGCGCTCGAGGACGGACGGGAGACGGCGGCGACCCCACGCAGGATGCTCATGCGCGGACAGAGCCTGGCCGGGTATCACGCCGGCCGCTGGTCGAGCGTTGCGCCGCCGGAGTCGGCCCCCGCCCAGCTCTCGGCGGGCCGGGGCACCACCGGGGAACTCATTTCGAAGGACGTGTATCTCCTGCGCAGCAAGCCGGTTGCGCGACGCAGCGTGTTGCAGAGCGTTGCGATGGAGGGACGGCCGTCGAACGTGCTGTTCGCCCTCTACCGCCTGACGTGGGCCGACATGGGCGGGAGCGGAATCGAGCGCCTGGCCATGCCGGAACACACGGTCACCCTCCGGGAGCCCCTGCGCCCGGGCGACTCCTACAACGCCATCTCCCTGGTTCCCCAGTTCGCCGCCGCCGACCTTCGCCGGGTGGGCACGCCGCCGCCCGATGCCAACTCGTGGATCTACTGGCAACTGCCTCCCTCGATCCGCCCGACACTTCAGGCGGTCGCCGACGATGTGCTCCGCACCTACCCGGCGCAGACGGACTACGACCGGGTGCTGGCCGTGCAACGCTACCTGAAGGACGCCGGGCGGTTCCGCTACACGCTGGACCTGCCCCCCTTCGGATCGCTGGACCCGATCGAGGCATTCCTGACCGAGACGCGGGCGGGCAGTTGCGAGCAGTTCGCCACGGCCATGGCCCTGATCCTGCGCGTCTGGGGCATCCCCACCCGCCTGGCGACGGGCTTCAAGGGCGGCGACTACGAGCCGGCCTCGCAGGCACACGTCTTCCGGGACAAGCACGCGCACGCCTGGGTCGAGGTCTGCTTCCGGGACCGCGGCTGGGTGGAATTCGATCCCACGCCCGACACGCCCGACCTGTACGAGGAAGCCTCCGAGACCGGCGCGGTGGGCGGCCTTCTGAGCGGCCTCCAGTCGCTCGCAACGGGCATCTTCCGTCGCATCCGCAGGCACTGGGAGAGCAGCATCCTCGGCTTCAGCCGCGCCAAGCAGCGCCGTGTGTTCGAAGAGCTGTCCGCCGTGACCTCCAGCCTGGCGGAACGAGCCGGCGGGATCGTCGGGCCCCTGATGCCCGGACTCCCGGGCTCCGGGCTGGTGCAGGTCGCCTCGCTGGTCGTCCTGCTGACGGTCGGCGGGATGGGGTTCTACCTGGCGGCCCGCTGGACGCTGGCCCGGTTGGGGCACGGGACGCCGGGAGGATCGGCGGTGCCGCCCGTGTGGTTCTACCGGGACATGGTCGTCATTCTGAACCGCAAGGGGATCCGCCGCCCGCCGCATCTGACCCCCCGGGAGTTCGTCCCGATGGCCGCCGCGCAACTGGCCGGCCCGCCCGCCGGCGGCGGCCCGTCGCCCCGCGCGGCCCTGGACCTGGTGACCGACCTGTTCTACCAGGTGCGCTTCGGAGGCCGCGAGCCCGCGCCGGAGCAGTCCGGGCCCCTCCGGGCGGCGCTGGACAGCCTGCGGAAGGCCGCACGAGTCGCCCCGGGCGTTCCCGCCGCTCCGGGCCCCGGCCCGGACAGCCCTCCGTAG
- a CDS encoding DUF58 domain-containing protein, with protein MAPTDSSRKRRLVEAARSIAFSVWLAAVAVIPPALLLRSYDTALLVVILAFFWQFLAVVLSAMWPEGRSLSHTRFRARLTSWGGLYCGIAVVCAFMSLHWGINLLYLTAAFLLAAAVCAAAWPWLLLAHLGVDWDVPERVFAGEPFRVGIRLRNAKRFFSAFALSLGLNAVGEGQEVGWLVGRLRPGRSEGVPLPHTLPRRGLHPLHALAIRTSFPFGVLEATREVYLHRDVLVLPRLGHIDTDVLSHYGGSEPEWAVPLRRRDSEGEYRGLREYQPGDNPRLIHWPTSARLHKLYIREFEQQQFQSVLILLDAHAPAESPERTRARQERFDLAVSFVATLADLLTRRNVFYAFASYCPEPVVLPYDTGRGHLDGILEVLALAGMTTEHTPADLGPALGGDGMRPGGACVVTPGPLPNAVGRAMPGLDASGSLIVDVSQSEFDELFRL; from the coding sequence ATGGCTCCAACGGACAGCAGCCGCAAGCGCCGACTGGTCGAGGCGGCCCGGTCGATCGCCTTCAGCGTGTGGCTGGCCGCCGTGGCCGTCATCCCGCCGGCCCTGCTGCTGCGCAGCTACGACACCGCCCTGCTGGTGGTGATCCTGGCCTTCTTCTGGCAGTTCCTGGCGGTGGTCCTCTCGGCCATGTGGCCGGAGGGCCGCTCCCTGAGCCACACGCGCTTCCGGGCGCGCCTGACCAGTTGGGGCGGCCTCTACTGCGGCATCGCCGTCGTCTGCGCCTTCATGTCGCTGCACTGGGGCATCAACCTGCTCTACCTGACGGCGGCGTTCCTGCTGGCCGCCGCCGTCTGCGCCGCCGCCTGGCCCTGGCTGCTGCTGGCCCACCTGGGCGTTGACTGGGACGTGCCCGAACGGGTGTTCGCCGGGGAGCCGTTCCGCGTCGGCATCCGCCTCCGGAACGCCAAGCGGTTCTTCAGCGCGTTCGCCCTCTCGCTGGGCTTGAACGCCGTCGGGGAGGGCCAGGAGGTCGGATGGCTCGTCGGCCGGCTGCGTCCCGGCCGCTCGGAGGGCGTGCCCCTGCCGCACACCCTGCCGAGGCGCGGCCTGCACCCGCTGCACGCCCTCGCCATCCGCACGAGCTTCCCCTTCGGCGTTCTGGAGGCCACACGCGAGGTCTACCTCCACCGCGACGTGCTCGTGCTCCCCCGACTCGGCCACATCGACACGGACGTCCTGTCCCACTACGGCGGCAGCGAGCCGGAGTGGGCGGTGCCCCTGCGGCGCCGGGACTCCGAGGGGGAGTACCGGGGGCTGCGCGAATACCAGCCGGGCGACAACCCCCGCCTGATCCACTGGCCGACGAGCGCGCGCCTGCACAAGCTCTACATCCGCGAGTTCGAACAGCAGCAGTTCCAGAGCGTGCTGATCCTCCTGGACGCGCACGCGCCCGCCGAGTCGCCGGAACGGACGCGGGCCCGGCAGGAACGCTTCGATCTGGCCGTCAGCTTCGTCGCCACCCTGGCCGACCTGCTGACGCGCCGGAACGTCTTCTACGCGTTTGCCTCCTACTGCCCCGAGCCGGTCGTCCTGCCCTACGACACGGGCCGCGGCCACCTGGACGGCATCCTGGAGGTGCTCGCGCTGGCCGGCATGACGACCGAGCACACCCCGGCCGATCTGGGGCCGGCCCTGGGCGGAGACGGGATGCGCCCCGGCGGCGCCTGCGTGGTGACGCCGGGCCCCCTTCCGAACGCCGTCGGCCGGGCCATGCCGGGTCTCGATGCGTCCGGATCCCTGATCGTGGACGTCAGCCAATCGGAGTTCGATGAGCTATTCCGCCTCTGA
- the cysK gene encoding cysteine synthase A, which translates to MLTNNILDLIGNTPLLQLRGERVFAKAEFLNPGGSIKDRVALGMLEGAERDHRLTPESIIVEPTSGNTGIGMALIGRRKGYPVRIVMPAGMSEERKKLIVALGADLVLTPDSEGIAGAVERVRQMAAEDPRVYVPQQFENPDNPRVHYEQTAPELWRQMGGRVDCFVAGVGSGGTLQGVGAFLKEHNPDVHLVAVEPRNVSALLGHEPGLHQIQGIGDGFIPAVLDVSLVDEVIEVSDDDAIETTRELGRSHGLLVGISSGANVWAARRLAERMEGRTITTVLPDRAERYFSTALL; encoded by the coding sequence GTGTTGACGAACAACATACTGGACCTGATCGGGAACACGCCGCTGCTTCAACTGCGCGGCGAACGCGTGTTCGCCAAGGCGGAGTTCCTGAACCCGGGCGGCAGCATCAAGGACCGTGTCGCCCTGGGCATGCTGGAGGGGGCCGAGCGCGATCACAGGCTGACGCCTGAGAGCATCATCGTCGAGCCCACCTCCGGCAACACCGGCATCGGCATGGCCCTCATCGGCCGTCGGAAGGGCTATCCCGTGCGCATCGTCATGCCTGCCGGCATGAGCGAGGAGCGCAAGAAGCTGATTGTCGCCCTGGGGGCCGACCTCGTGCTGACACCCGACAGCGAGGGCATTGCCGGCGCCGTCGAGCGGGTGCGGCAGATGGCCGCCGAGGATCCCCGGGTCTACGTCCCGCAGCAGTTCGAGAACCCCGACAACCCGCGCGTCCACTACGAGCAGACCGCCCCTGAACTCTGGCGTCAGATGGGCGGGCGCGTCGACTGCTTCGTCGCCGGCGTCGGCAGCGGCGGCACGCTCCAGGGCGTCGGCGCGTTCCTCAAGGAGCACAATCCCGACGTGCACCTCGTGGCCGTCGAGCCGAGGAACGTCTCCGCCCTGCTCGGACACGAGCCGGGCCTGCACCAGATCCAGGGCATCGGCGACGGGTTCATACCGGCCGTGCTCGACGTGTCGCTGGTCGACGAGGTCATCGAGGTCAGCGACGACGACGCCATCGAGACGACGCGCGAACTCGGCCGCTCTCACGGCCTGCTGGTGGGCATCTCGTCCGGGGCGAACGTCTGGGCCGCCCGTCGGCTCGCCGAGCGCATGGAGGGCAGGACCATCACGACCGTCCTGCCCGACCGGGCCGAACGCTACTTCAGCACCGCCCTCCTCTGA
- a CDS encoding MoxR family ATPase, with the protein MREPDRLPDMAAPAELLRRLIDEIEKVYVGKRDRVELALVALLAGGHLIIEDVPGVGKTILAHTIARALDCEFRRIQFTPDLLPADLLGLNIYDESQSRFVFKRGPLFANIVLADEINRTTPKTQSCLLEAMDEYQITVDGVGHPLPVPFCVLATQNPFEFEGTYPLPESQLDRFFLRMNLGYPTTEQSKRIVRDQKVSHPIEDVEPVMRGTQVLELQMLVRRIRVSDEALDYVIRLVEATRRHEGVLTGVSPRGSVHLYRAAQALAIVRGRDYVTPDDVKELAVPVLSHRMRFRRASRGAGASSFEESARIVREILGQVPVTL; encoded by the coding sequence ATGCGTGAACCTGACCGGCTGCCCGACATGGCGGCACCCGCCGAACTGCTGCGCCGGCTGATCGACGAGATCGAGAAGGTCTACGTGGGCAAGAGGGATCGCGTGGAGCTGGCCCTCGTCGCCCTGCTGGCCGGCGGTCACCTGATCATCGAGGACGTTCCCGGGGTGGGCAAGACGATCCTGGCGCACACGATCGCGCGCGCGCTGGACTGCGAGTTCCGCCGCATCCAGTTCACGCCCGACCTGCTGCCGGCCGACCTTCTGGGCCTGAACATCTACGACGAGAGCCAGTCGCGCTTCGTCTTCAAGCGCGGCCCGCTGTTCGCCAACATCGTCTTGGCCGACGAGATCAACCGCACCACCCCGAAGACCCAGAGCTGCCTCCTGGAGGCCATGGACGAGTACCAGATCACGGTCGACGGCGTGGGGCATCCCCTGCCGGTGCCCTTCTGCGTGCTGGCCACGCAGAACCCGTTCGAGTTCGAGGGCACCTATCCGCTGCCCGAGTCCCAGCTCGACCGGTTCTTCCTGCGCATGAACCTCGGCTACCCGACCACGGAGCAGAGCAAGCGCATCGTCCGGGACCAGAAAGTCAGCCATCCGATCGAAGACGTGGAGCCCGTCATGCGCGGCACCCAGGTGCTGGAGCTTCAGATGCTGGTGCGCCGGATCCGCGTCAGCGACGAGGCCCTGGACTACGTGATCCGCCTGGTGGAGGCGACGCGCCGGCACGAGGGCGTCCTCACGGGCGTCAGCCCCCGGGGCAGCGTGCACCTCTACCGGGCCGCCCAGGCACTGGCCATCGTGCGGGGACGCGACTACGTGACGCCCGACGACGTCAAGGAACTCGCCGTGCCGGTGCTCTCGCACAGGATGCGCTTCCGGCGGGCCTCGCGAGGCGCGGGAGCCAGCAGCTTCGAGGAATCGGCACGGATCGTGCGGGAGATCCTCGGCCAGGTGCCCGTCACGCTGTAG
- the mazG gene encoding nucleoside triphosphate pyrophosphohydrolase, which translates to MASHCSRAETRRRRLPRRSSPMPAGEEFTRLVDVMHRLRSGCPWDRSQTHASLRPYLLEETYEVLHALDDERFEELCEELGDLLLQVVFHAELAEEAGRFDIDDVVRTINEKLIRRHPHVFADKEAATPADVLRRWESIKRNEERKPSSLHGIPPELPALVKAARTLSKIRQTGIDPLRGRDVAADARRSLDALADAAERGDATAAGAAAAAAAAAGILVLCAAELAGRVRVSAEDALRAALRRLSDAFRAEEARIEGEGRALGDLDPDERAGLEARLLAACRQEPR; encoded by the coding sequence ATGGCGTCGCACTGCTCCAGGGCTGAAACCCGCCGGCGCCGCCTTCCCCGGAGGTCGTCCCCAATGCCGGCAGGAGAGGAGTTCACCCGGCTCGTCGACGTGATGCACCGCCTGCGCAGCGGATGCCCGTGGGACCGCAGCCAGACCCACGCGTCCCTGCGCCCCTACCTGCTCGAGGAGACCTACGAGGTCCTCCACGCGCTCGACGACGAGCGCTTCGAGGAACTCTGCGAGGAACTCGGTGACCTGCTCCTGCAGGTCGTCTTCCACGCCGAACTGGCCGAGGAGGCGGGGCGGTTCGACATCGACGACGTCGTGCGCACGATCAACGAGAAGCTCATCCGCCGCCATCCCCACGTGTTCGCCGACAAGGAAGCCGCAACGCCCGCCGACGTCCTGCGCCGCTGGGAGAGCATCAAGCGCAACGAGGAAAGGAAGCCCTCGTCCCTCCACGGCATCCCCCCCGAGTTGCCCGCGCTCGTCAAGGCCGCCCGCACGCTGTCGAAGATCCGTCAGACCGGCATCGACCCGCTGCGCGGACGCGACGTGGCGGCCGACGCCCGCCGGAGCCTCGACGCGCTGGCGGACGCAGCCGAGCGGGGCGACGCCACGGCGGCCGGTGCCGCCGCCGCGGCCGCTGCGGCCGCCGGCATCCTGGTCCTCTGCGCCGCCGAGCTGGCCGGCCGGGTGCGCGTGAGCGCCGAGGACGCCCTTCGGGCGGCGCTCCGGCGGCTCTCGGACGCGTTCCGCGCCGAGGAGGCGCGCATCGAGGGTGAAGGCCGCGCCCTGGGCGACCTGGATCCGGACGAACGCGCCGGTCTGGAGGCCCGCCTGCTGGCCGCCTGCCGCCAGGAGCCCCGATGA